A window of the Brassica napus cultivar Da-Ae chromosome C5, Da-Ae, whole genome shotgun sequence genome harbors these coding sequences:
- the LOC125587084 gene encoding protein GIGAS CELL1-like, whose translation MTKTDKPVDYAAIFAINRRHHGVLLDEAASRFGAFEHPIQRLPSGSRVYAQPESLLGGNYSSWRPDSGNESGYSPFRREKLSWSRRGKDGALRSLLPSWYTRTPLRDITHIIRVY comes from the coding sequence ATGACTAAAACAGATAAGCCGGTGGACTACGCGGCGATATTCGCCATCAACAGACGCCATCACGGTGTGTTACTCGACGAGGCAGCCTCACGATTCGGTGCGTTTGAACATCCAATTCAGAGATTGCCATCGGGTTCTCGGGTGTATGCACAACCTGAATCTTTGCTTGGAGGAAATTACAGTTCATGGAGGCCTGATAGTGGTAATGAGAGTGGTTACAGTCCGTTTAGAAGGGAGAAATTGTCTTGGTCTAGGCGAGGAAAAGATGGTGCTTTACGGAGTTTACTACCTTCTTGGTACACGAGGACCCCTCTACGTGATATAACTCATATCATACGGGTATATTAA
- the LOC125586894 gene encoding bromodomain-containing protein 9-like — MGEVADTMTKKKKKGRPSLLDLQKRAIKQQQLQQQQQQHHRNNHDDPRSASQNPNSPNSGTRSKRRNPNPNGVSSSDAPWTKDDDEEDDDERREKKHRLLHGLNSHSHRHSPNSQSGGSDLNLDETPEASFNRRKIGGGGGGSGFTGEKASKATDILQGSPVESGPTTPLPDKKLLVFILDRLQKKDTYGVYSDPVDPEELPDYHEIITNPMDFSTVRKKLDSGAYASLEQFEGDVFLICSNAMEYNSSDTVYYRQARAIQELAKKDFENLRQESDDEEPQSQQEQQQQQQQQPKVARRGRPPKKQPEPSSIDRTASEISADALIPGGDSSNKFSGAYNLRKTPPSNKFRQAETSVRINHNSETQSGWSVDWENEFPPSVVKAVNKYGMKHFNVDDNRRDTYNHLSTCTQEPSVLTTLEDELKQLIPVGLNTEYGYARSLARYAANLGPVAWKIASKRIGTALPSGVKFGLGWVGDNPSGTEEDDDHQKQTLLGKQKCSNDLASDDHSNRILSPAASVSSAFIGNRHSSSAQGIEETAPSRVLVSEFPSSSSSRQAGPLIKPESSNRRFSGFSHSPSPMIGVTSQQQPNSTTEAVPGSQQQGLLFPYNKQEFHRFPPDLNARIVSPNSPGANQQTSSSSSQHPDLALQL, encoded by the exons atgggtGAGGTAGCTGATacaatgacgaagaagaagaagaaagggagGCCATCTCTTCTAGACCTTCAGAAGCGAGCTATCAAACAGCAACAGttacagcagcagcagcagcaacaccACAGAAACAACCACGATGACCCTAGATCCGCttcccaaaaccctaattctcccAACTCCGGCACCCGATCCAAGCGCCGGAACCCTAATCCCAACGGAGTCTCTTCTTCCGATGCCCCTTGGACCAAGGACGACGATGAGGAAGACGACGACGAGCGGCGGGAGAAGAAACACAGGCTCTTGCACGGATTAAACTCCCACTCTCATCGACATTCTCCTAATTCCCAATCAGGCGGTTCCGATCTGAACCTCGACGAGACTCCTGAGGCTTCCTTTAATAGACGGAAGATCGGTGGTGGCGGCGGCGGATCTGGATTCACG GGAGAAAAGGCTTCGAAAGCGACAGACATTCTTCAAG GGTCTCCCGTGGAGTCTGGTCCCACTACTCCTTTGCCGGACAAAAAGTTGTTGGTGTTCATCCTCGATAGACTTCAAAA GAAAGATACTTACGGCGTTTACTCAGATCCGGTTGATCCTGAGGAG CTTCCTGATTATCATGAGATTATCACGAATCCAATGGACTTTAGCACAGTGCGGAAGAAATTAGACTCTGGAGCATATGCCAGTTTAGAACAATTTGAG GGAGATGTGTTTTTAATATGTTCAAATGCAATGGAATACAATTCATCAGACACTGTATATTATCGACAG GCGAGGGCTATACAAGAACTGGCTAAAAAGGATTTTGAGAATTTAAGGCAAGAGAGTGATGATGAAGAACCACAAAGCCAACAAGAacaacagcagcagcagcagcagcagccaaAAGTTGCCAGAAGAGGCCGTCCTCCCAAGAAACAGCCTGAACCATCTTCCATTGACCGTACTGCTTCCGAAATTTCAGCTGATGCGCTCATTCCTGGAGGAGATAGCTCTAATAAGTTTTCTGGTGCTTACAATCTAAGAAAGACTCCTCCTTCAAACAAGTTCCGTCAGGCAGAAACATCGGTTAGGATCAATCATAACAGCGAAACCCAAAGTGGCTGGTCTGTAGATTGGGAGAATGAGTTTCCAC CTTCGGTTGTGAAGGCGGTTAACAAGTATGGAATGAAACATTTCAATGTCGATGATAACAGACGCGATACCTACAACCACTTATCAACTTGTACACAGGAGCCCTCGGTTTTAACAACGCTTGAAGACGAGTTGAAACAGTTGATTCCA GTTGGGCTGAACACTGAGTACGGTTACGCGAGGAGTCTAGCACGATACGCTGCGAATCTTGGTCCTGTTGCTTGGAAAATTGCATCAAAGAGAATCGGAACCGCGTTGCCCTCTGGAGTTAAATTTGGTCTAGGTTGGGTTGGAGACAACCCTTCAGGAACTGAAGAGGATGATGATCATCAAAAACAAACCTTGCTGGGAAAGCAAAAGTGTTCTAATGACTTAGCATCTGATGATCATTCGAACAGAATCCTTTCTCCAGCCGCTTCAGTCTCGAGCGCTTTCATAGGAAACAGACATTCTTCTTCTGCTCAAGGAATCGAAGAGACTGCACCTTCTCGTGTCTTGGTTTCTGAGTTCCCATCATCGTCCTCCTCCCGACAGGCAGGACCGCTGATCAAACCTGAGAGCAGCAACCGCAGATTCAGTGGATTCAGCCATAGTCCAAGTCCGATGATCGGTGTCACGAGTCAGCAGCAACCAAACTCAACCACCGAGGCCGTACCGGGCTCCCAACAGCAAGGGTTGTTGTTTCCTTATAACAAACAGGAGTTCCACCGGTTTCCACCGGACCTTAACGCTAGGATTGTATCGCCAAACTCTCCCGGGGCCAACCAGCAGACTAGTTCGTCCTCGTCGCAGCATCCTGATCTGGCATTACAGCTATGA